The Coccinella septempunctata chromosome X, icCocSept1.1, whole genome shotgun sequence nucleotide sequence GGCATTCGAAGCCACAGAACTGCAGATGAACGCTATGAATGGGAATGCAGAAGTCAATAAGGTTGTCTTTAGAAAGAACAAAAGCAACACGAATGGAAAACAGAAGATATCACAAACTGATGGATCTTCTACAAGGAGGAGAAGATGTTATCGTTGTGGAGATACAGATCATCTGGCAAATACATGCAAATTCGTTAATTCATTCTATCATTTTTGCAAAAACAAAGGACATTTACgaaaagtttgtttcaaatttaAGAAATCTAACGAATGTAATGAAGTTTCAGATTCAAACCAGAATAATATTGGAGCTTCGGAGGATCCGAGAGAGGATATTTGCGAATTATAATTCAGGTTGCTACAAACGATAGTTCTTCCCTACGTAAGAAATTTTACTGCACAATAAAAGTTGAAGATAGgagaattgaatttgaattaGACAGCGAAGCAGCTGTTTCTATAATGAGCAAGGTTGATTTCGATGTACACTTACCTTACACTTAAACCTTGTGATATTACATTAGTTACTTATGGAGGAAGTAGTTTAATCGTGCTAGGTTACATTGAAGTTCAGGTTACATATAAAAACAAACTACATTTATTGAAATTATACATAGTAAAGACAAATAGTAACCCGTTATTCGGTAGAGAATGACTTAGGACATTAGAGTTGAATCTTGCGAATTTGTTTAACATAAATTCTGTTACTTACAATGATAGCAATAATTCAGATTCCAATTTAGAAAAGTTATTAAAGGAATACAGTCCGATATTTCAAAATAGAGTTggaaaaattagaaatattAATGCACGTCTAAGACTAAAAGAGGGAGTTAACCCAAAATTTGCAAAAAGTAGATCGGTACCCTTTTCTTTACAGGAAACAGTAAATGAGGAATTATGTAGATTCTCTGATTGATCAGGGGATTTTAGAGCCTGTAGATAGTAGTGAATGGGCAAGTGCAATTGTACCTGTAGTCAAATCCAATGGGAATATAAGAATTTGTGGGGATTACAAACCTACCCGCAACCCAAATTTAGTAGTTGATGATTATCCTTtggaaaaattttccaaaattgaTATTACTCAAGCATACATACATTTAGAAATTCACCCTGATGATAGGGAATTGCTTACTCTGAATACAAAAAGAGGCCTTTTAAAGCCTACTCGTTTAATGTATGGGGTTGCGTCAGCACCTGCCATTTGGCAGAAAACTATAGAAACCATTTTGAAAGGCATCGAGGGGGTAGCAATATTCTTTGATGACTTAAGGGTTACTGCCCCAGATGCTTTCAACAGTAAATGTGAATGTTAACCATCCCACAGGATGGCTTTTATGAAGAACTGTTTTTAATATGAATTAGGACTCACTGTGAGTTACTCCTCATTTTACAtccttttgtttttctaggttCGGTGTGTGTTTGTCATTGTGAGGGTATTCCTAACTAAATTTACGTATGATAACTTTTGACCCAGTCTTGAAAAACTACCCACAACGTACTCATTTTTCCATAATAGAAGCCTTCCTTGACAGCACACCGGTTTCCTTGATAAACTGTTAGTAATTCATTTTTCCATCTTAACATTTATTTTAACATGTACTGatcgttgaattttttagattgtgTTCTGATGATGGCCATGGGCCGAAACATTAAAATTGAGTCCAAACAAACTGGAATAAGACCCCCTTCCCCCCGTGATTATATCCAGTAGGATGAATTTCAGAGAATCTTTAAATCACATTTAGACAGATTAAAAGAAATATTTAAAAGATTTGATGAATACAATATACGCATAAATTTCGATAAAAGCGTTTTTATGGTTGACAAGATTGAGTATTGCGGTAATACTATAACTAGGTTAGGTATAGGAAAGTCTAGAAAGAAAGTTGAAGCCATACAGAACATTAAAAGAGCAACGAATAAAGACGAATTGCGTTCGTTCTTAGGCTTAGTGAATTATTATAGtcgatttttttaaaattttagttCAGTGACATTTCCATTGAATCAGTTATAACATAAGGAAACACCTTGGAAGTGGAGTAAAGAATACGAAAATTCTTTCAAGcatattaaaaatgaaatgaattcagataCGGTTTTGACCCATTACAACCCGAAATTGCCCTTGGTTCTCGCTACTGTACCAATTCTCGGCCTGAATGCATGTGTAAAACATAACTTAATTAAAAGAGTTGATTCGGTAAATATTAGATTAATAAGTAAGGATAATATTGTTATTAATAATGAGGAAATTTTTGATGGAACAGGCAAAATAccatttgaatataaaattaaaGGAGAATTATATTCCATTTGTCAGTGCTTGTAGAAGAGTGCCTGATACAGTAAAACCAGTTTTAAAAAGAACATTAAAGAATTTGATACACCGTGATATTATCGAGAAAGTTGAAGAACCTACTGAGTAGGTTAATAATATagtttagaaaaaaataaacagATATTAGATAGCGAATTAGCTACTTATTTTAAATCTCagtcagaaatatatgaaataaataatgtATTGTAtttaaatgataaaattatagTTCCAGAAGCATTGCGTAAACTCATGATGAATAAATTACATGTAGCTCACTTAGGTATTGAGAAAACTAAAGCAAGAGCTCGTAGAATAATGTTTTGGCCGGGAATAGTTAAGGATATTGAAGAGTTGTTAGGAAATCCCCCAAGAGGCGGCAACGCAGCAATTCAGAGCGCATTCTCTTATCGAAGATATTCACAGATACAgtcttctgaaatgaaaatcaaatttCCAACATAATAATTTGGTCCAAGCGAGCCAGGATCTATTCACCAGGAATCGATCAATTTTCATCGAGACGAAAATACCAAATTTTCGATACCGAAGCCCAATCGATCATTGACTTTTCC carries:
- the LOC123321732 gene encoding uncharacterized protein LOC123321732 — translated: MIAMDSYFSPKTNTVYERYIFRSIKQVQGESMEQFITKLKEQGKNCNYIDLDDQIRDQVIEKCSSSELRRKFLEKGEIKLDEVREIAKAFEATELQMNAMNGNAEVNKVVFRKNKSNTNGKQKISQTDGSSTRRRRCYRCGDTDHLANTCKFVNSFYHFCKNKGHLRKVCFKFKKSNECNEVSDSNQNNIGASEDPREDICEL